AGCGCCGCGCCTTCGAGCAGCTGCTGACCGCCACCGGGGTCGGGCCCAAGCTCGCCCTGGCCGTGCTGGCCGTGCATTCCCCCGACGCCCTGCGCCGGGCCGTGAGCGCCGGCGACGCCGACGCCCTGACCCTGGTCTCCGGGGTCGGGCGCAAGGGCGCGGCCCGGCTGATCCTGGAGCTCAAAGGCAAGCTGGGCGACGGCGAGCCCGACCTGCCGGTCGAGCCGGCCGGCCGCCCGGCCTACGCCGAGGTCCGCGAGGCCCTTGGCGCCCTCGGCTACGGGCCGGCCGAGATCAAGACCGCCCTGGCCACCCTCCCGGCCGACGCCGGCGAACGCCCGACCGAGGAGCTCCTGCGGCTCGCCCTGCGCGGATTGGGCTCGAGCCGGTGACCGACACCGAGGGGTTCGGGGAGCCCCAGGGAAGTGCCCCGATGAACAGAG
Above is a window of Actinomycetota bacterium DNA encoding:
- the ruvA gene encoding Holliday junction branch migration protein RuvA codes for the protein MIASLRGRLLEVLADGAVIEVGGVGYRVHLTPKAAAGLPRDGEVLVHTVTYVREDTLALYGFATTDERRAFEQLLTATGVGPKLALAVLAVHSPDALRRAVSAGDADALTLVSGVGRKGAARLILELKGKLGDGEPDLPVEPAGRPAYAEVREALGALGYGPAEIKTALATLPADAGERPTEELLRLALRGLGSSR